One window of the Methanocaldococcus vulcanius M7 genome contains the following:
- the frhB gene encoding coenzyme F420 hydrogenase subunit beta encodes MDPFGTYKKVVSARSTLKEVLKKAQDGGIVSTAFIYGLENNLLDGVIVADNAGEFRAIPKVATTPEEVLEAAGTKYTVCPNVSVLKSAVREYGCEKIGVVGTPCQVRAVRKLMKYPIGFRHIPDKISLIIGIFCMENFPYYGLKLIVEEHCGVKMEDVVKLDIGKGKFWVYTKWGETKAVKLKETHPYEQIACHVCTDYTAELADISTGSVGSPDGWSTVFIRTAKGEEIFNKMVEDGYLEVKPIEEVKPGLGLVEKLALTKKEKNLKEIEHRKELGLPVPY; translated from the coding sequence ATGGATCCATTCGGAACATATAAAAAAGTCGTTTCAGCAAGGAGTACGTTAAAAGAGGTCTTAAAAAAAGCTCAGGATGGAGGAATCGTCTCAACTGCTTTTATTTATGGATTAGAAAATAATTTATTAGATGGCGTTATAGTTGCAGACAACGCTGGGGAGTTTAGGGCTATCCCTAAGGTTGCAACAACACCAGAAGAGGTTTTAGAAGCGGCAGGGACAAAATATACTGTCTGTCCAAACGTCTCTGTCTTAAAAAGTGCAGTAAGGGAATATGGATGTGAAAAAATAGGAGTTGTAGGAACTCCATGCCAAGTTAGAGCAGTAAGAAAACTAATGAAATATCCAATAGGATTTAGACACATTCCTGACAAAATATCGTTAATAATAGGAATCTTTTGCATGGAAAACTTCCCATACTATGGTTTAAAATTAATAGTTGAAGAACACTGTGGAGTTAAGATGGAAGATGTAGTTAAATTAGACATTGGAAAAGGTAAATTTTGGGTGTATACAAAGTGGGGAGAAACAAAAGCAGTTAAATTAAAAGAGACACACCCTTACGAACAAATTGCCTGCCACGTTTGCACCGACTATACAGCAGAGTTAGCAGATATATCAACTGGCTCAGTTGGAAGCCCAGATGGTTGGAGCACCGTATTTATAAGAACCGCTAAGGGAGAAGAGATCTTCAATAAGATGGTTGAAGATGGATATTTAGAAGTTAAACCAATAGAAGAAGTTAAACCTGGACTGGGATTAGTTGAAAAGTTAGCTTTAACTAAAAAAGAGAAAAATCTTAAAGAAATTGAACACAGAAAAGAACTTGGGCTACCAGTTCCATACTAA